AAAAACTATTTAGTTTAGATATTTCTGACTATGACTATGGTTTCCTCTATTTTAATTTGTATATACAAAGATGGTGTATcatgttatgcagatgatactctaCTCTGTCTGTGAAACCAAATAGGCCTGCTAACTGTACAGCTCTCAACCACTCTGCCTCTTTCTATGTGCTTCTTAACCTTTTGAGTAGTAAATATAGAACAAGATGAACCATGTAAGACAATAATGGCATAAAATTGGATGTAAAGAATGccgcagagcagagcagagcagagcagtaTTTTTTCCACTGAGAAAATTAGGCCGTGGAAAGTAATGAGatacttttttaagtttaacCAATGCttacatttctttctcttgtaTGCTAAAGAGCAATGTAGCATGAAAGTAGTGTTGCTATGGTAACCTGCGGTTTAAAATAGCTTTCACGCTGATTTACATGATAGTCAAGTAGAACTACGGTAAGAAAGAAATAGTTCACATGGTACTACTGTActaatgcatatatatataaacagaatatttattGCACATTGACTTAGCTGTAAGTGGGTTTGAGATAGATTaccacttttaaataaatgttcaacaAAAACGAAACACATATATCACAATCTATCATCTGTTTACTTTGAATTGTTCATGTGATCTTTGTTTCTGCAGATTAACCAACTTTTCTTCCTTTGAATGACAAGTCTGCCAATCCATCAGCAGCATagcagagtgaaaaaaaacctATACAATGACTATCACAGCACTGTAATGACCTTTTACTGATATACTCTAATGATatgataaaaaacacaacttcttgttcatatccttgattcaaacaACATCCTAGTACACCAAAATCCACCATTATCAGAAGAAGCAAAAACAATCTTGCATATAATAGTGTCATTAAGCTTATGACATACATATTTAATGAAACTGTTTCTATATAAAAATTGCAAGCCAAGATATGTAAACATAAATACTTAAATCATTTTATGAGATTATATGAAGAAATGCCCAGTGCATTGAACTGTCATAATAAAGACATGGCAcatcattttgtctttgtgtcaACTTTCAGACGGATACATCAGTAACCAGTGTGTGGACATTGACTATGAGGCAGTCAAGCGCAAAGCACTCCAGtccagaaaaacagacacatcaaCATTACCTCCAGCACCTCCAGACCCTCCGCACATGTTAAATATGGAGTCCAATAACAGAGACAGGTGTAGTAGATCCTGTTCATCCTGCTGTGACAAAATTGTCTCACTATATTgtgcaaaacatttatttcctccTAACATAAGACATTGCTCTTCTGTCAACTTTTTCTAAAGGTGTAAAAGTCATGCTTTGTGAACACTAAATTGTTTAGCTGCATTGCTTTCTCAGTTTCACCCGCATCTGTTCCAACTAACatggtgtttgtgtttcctcttcTCTGCAGCATGGATGAAGATGACGGTAAGTGGCAACACAACATGTATTAACATCACTGGCAGATTAGGATTTGTGCCATATAAAATATTGCTGAATTTATTTACTTCACTCACTggacaaaaaacagcaaatccatAACTCTTTATTTATCCTAAAGAACACAACATTTGGGTTGAATGTGGATTTGATGTGAGTGAAAATACATCACCAAATATTAGTATAATTATCCTGccaaagataataaataaataaataagtcctGGAAAAGTATTTTCACGTTTTACCGGAAATTCATTTCCTAATATTattacacagtaaaaaaaaaaagtaaaacatgggTTTGACTGTTTtagagttttttgttttgttttgctttcttaTCCCTTTAAAGTAtgaatctgttgatttatttcgTTTCAGctctcatttttttaatttttggtgTAATGCTCAATGTTTCATGCTAGTGTACATTTGCAACAGGCACTTTATTATACACACTGATACTGACATggattattttatcatttgaatCAAGTTATTAATATCACTAATTTAAAGTTGCAGCTGCTTCACTAAAACATAATTTACAGAAAAACGTTCATCTTTTTTCAACATGACaagatatttttagttttttagttatttttttccgTGTTTTCACCTCAGATGACTACGATGACGTTCAACCAATACCTGATGATTTTCCCCCACCACCGCTTGAAGTCAGGTATCTATCCATATCTGGTTCACTGAAAAGGAACAGGAAATAACTGGTTAGATACTGACAGCTATGTGTAGCTGCAGTATCACTGCACTGTAAATCTTATTGTTGATCTGATATGTTGAAGTTGAGGTGATGttcacatataaaaacagaattacaaaagaaaaaaaatgtgagaaatgcGTTACTTGATTATTGTTGTCTTTAATTATCAAACTGTAAAATCATCTTTCCTTTCAGCATTGATCCCAAAGTGGAAAAGGAGCTAAGAAAAAAATTCAAGGTAAGTATTCTTTACATcagattatttgttttttaattgtagaTAAAGCAGAGTGCCGTCAACATAGCGGTGAAAGGAAGATCAAATGTCTTGATCTTATAATCTAATCAAAAAGTTATATCATTGATCCTTGCAACATCTATCACACCCATCACACTTACTTGTCCTATTCAAGTGGCTTTGACCAAGGCAGTGAACATTTTAAACCTGCTCACTAAGTATAAAAATGTTGGTTAAGCAATGAAAAACTCAAATGTAGTATTTGTTctatgtgtgttattttatcaAATGCtcggttaaaaaaaaaaaaaaaaaaaggatcactGTGTAAAAATAAGTAATTACGTAATTAAGATGACTGTATGTAACGTTGTtgacatgtgaaaaaaatgttttaaaaaagagagagaaataaagaaatccAAGAGGGAGCGTGTGAAAGATACACGCAAGATAAGACTAATGGCATGAAGGTGATAGGTAATGCTAAATTAAGAattcaaataatttatttgagAGCACAAATTCCTAAACTgtgcattaaataaataataaataagtaaaccTCAAATGTAACTGTTGTTTCTCAGTTTGATGGGCCATTCAAGGTGCTGCACACCATGATGGTGGATCCTAACAGCGTCATAAAGAAACCAGGAGCGAAGGATCTGTCTGTGGTTCAGGGAGAAGTCCTGGACGTCATCCAGCTCACCAACAGCAAGAAAGCTCTGTGTCGCAACCGGTTtggaaaatgtatgtaaacacacacatccctctGTGGTTGTATGTTATTTTGATCTGCACTTTGACACATAAGCAGTTGTGGTTGGCTTTAGAAATAAGAGTTAATGGCATGCGTAAAGGTTACCTGGTGATGAGAGGTTTTTGCATAACCATGAGGTCCAGAATAGCCACATGTGCTCTCAGTGTGTCAGTATTACATGACTCATTTGAAAGAGTATTTTACTGTGTGCGTTAGTGCCTCTGCTCTTTGAACTAGGACGGAAGTTCTTATCCTTATCAGAgcacaacacaaacattaagAAGAGGCTTCGTCATCATGGCTACgtgattaaaacacacacacaggaatttTGTAACACCTGTATCCACCCAATGAATGAACACCATGTCAAGTATAACAATGGTGGAAACTAAGACTGCAAcaaattattgttttcattattgataaaTCTACCAACTATTTTCTTGATACATTGATTAATTTCTTGTTGACTTTTGAAAAACtggaagttgacattttgacttttgtttgatTATGCAATATTTCTACACAAATTCTCACCCGTGCTTGTAATATTGCATCTGAATAGTGTTTCATTACTATCAGATCCCAGCAGcacttctgtttttctgtgactTGGatagtaataaataattaattaataattaatgataattaaacacaaaaatacaatcataaggttccaaaacaaatgtgtatttcttGTATTCAAAGGTTGATGCACAATCCCTGCTTGATTGGTACATGCTGGTAGCATGGAACCATATTGTGGGGAATAAACTGTACAATGATTAGTGTTTGTCAGATGGTtatgaaatatattttccaaaaaataaattacagatgataatttaataaattCACTGTACTGTGTTTCACAAATTCAAATTGACTGTCatacataaaatgtgttttgtctcaCTCTTCACAGATGGTTATGTGTCCagatctcttcttcttccaatGTAAGTGAATTATCAGTTCATATTTGACGCTGACAGTTTTAATGATACTTTCATATGGTCTTTTTATACtgtgaataaatgataaattaacCGTAGCCTAAgtaaatactttatttattgtggtGTTAACAGCTCATCTTTGACTTAGATTTTTGTCCTATTATTAATTCTTATgaaagattttgtttttgtctttgagaGTATGGATGAAAAGAGTCATTGAGTGACAACTAAATTATTGGTCATTACATATGAATACAgacatgtataaaaaaaatgtatgtacacTTAAAGtatgtacatacatttttacCAATTTAAACATGTagtacattttttcttcttcatatcatatcatatcatatcatatcatgttTACAAGTTCTGGATATAGATTTTGAACAGaaatattataatgaaaaacaactttctGCTGTCAGTTTAACATCAATCTTCATTCACAGGGAAGGAGACATTTACGATGATGTTGACTGTGCAAACGGTCAGtttataggttttttttaaccttatttATGAAATTTCttgttaaaactgaaatattcacTTATGGCAGCtcatgtgtgtgactgtttaaTGTATGTatcttatctgtttttatttctttcttctttcagaCATCTACGACAACGACGATTTTTAAAACCATCAAACTAAgcacaaacaaactcacacaattagaaagagaaagaaagattcaaactatattaaatttaaaaactaGAGCTATATCAAACTATAACTGTATAAAACTAGAAAATAGAAGacacattttgctttatttgattGCACCATTTGTGTTCAGTTGCACAGGATTGACAGTCTGCTGcctgttacacctgagacaGAACAGAAAAGAGCTGGCTggctcacaaacaaacaaacgtaTTCTTATATCAGACTAAAGCTACTTAACAAACTATACAAAACTGacaataacagaaaacagagtGAGAACAGAAATCAGTCTGTAagatcagtcacacacacactttccttaTGCTGAGAATAACAGACATGTCACCATTACATTGTTTGTCAAACTGCTTGTATAAAAGATGAATACACTATTTCTGTAGCTTTGTGTATTGCTTGACTTCTTagataatttaaaataaataaaataactttttgacagatatctgtgtctctctgtttgaATTGAAGCTCTGAATCATCTCAAGAAGTCTCAAAAGAAGAAGTGCAAATACAGctcactcttttcttttttttctgttttcttttccgaGACTATGATTTTACATGGTAATATGAATTTTAGAAATGcataaagaacaacaacaacaaaaaaggttaCTACAAAATGCACTTTAGAATTACTGGACTATTGACATGacttattattaaaattattaaaagggATTCACAACTTGCTTTTCTGCAGCAAGAGGTAAATAAAGCCACACATTTAAGTTGATGCAAAAGGTGTCCCAACTTTATTTGATGACAGTCAAACTCTCTGCCTTGGGCTGAGCTAAGGGGGTGGCTTCTAGGGCAGCAGCCCCAaaagtttttttagttttctaaaAGTTGACTTCaaacagctgctgactgaatctgagtgagTTTATAACAATTGGATTAATAGTGAAACTTCTGAAGGCATTTCAGTTGAgatattaatgtaattttttttgttttcttttctttttgatttaatgccctattgttatatatttatttctatgtgcattctttttggaaaattgtttaAGGACCGATGTAAATCACTGATACTCAGCGATGGGAATAAGGGCGTTATAAATAAACGGCGTTACTAACGGCGTTATTTTTTCAGTAAcgagtaatcaaattaattactgtTTGTCCCGTTACAACGTTGTTACCGTTACTGCCCAAAAAAAGTAGCgttacttcttcagacctcactgaAGCGGTTTTCTTTGGGTTCAGTGTacttgtgtgactatcaatgcagcgtgtgtgagagcaaagcgtcctgatagctctgtgttgctgcttattaaaCCAatcgcaccccccccccccccccccccccccaccctcacaggacctttttattgatttattcatttccaGTACAATCTTTCATAGTTATATTAAGAGAAGTTAatattgttattgctttttgAGGAATACAATTCAATTGCTGCACATCTGCTACGTAAAATTATATAATTTAGTTCttttttagtacatttcttaagcataatttaattttgaacgtGTTTTGGGCCATTTGTTGTTGATTGGGGCAGCCAAGTAATATGACATATTTGAAACGTAATAGTTACTTTTcctggtaattaattactttgacaaatgatgtactaactcagttactttttgggagaagtaatgagtaactataattaattactttttcaaagtaaTGTGCCCAACACTGCTGATACTAccactaatgtttgcagtagtcatacaatgcagtaaaattaaattctgcacATGTGAACCATCAAAGTGCCCTTGCTTTGGGCACTCTGGGCTTAGCCCCGGATGTCACCTCATGGATCCGCCCCTGGGTCTGGTCTGGGGCTTTTTTGCTGCATCAAGAGTCGTCAACTTCAGTAAAGTGACTGGATTGCATTTTGCAGAGCCATGCAACACCCTCACCCTCCGGTCTACGTCTGTGGTgcaagaagtactcagatcctgaAGTACCAAAGACTCGAACTGAGGAGGGCAGCAGTGCGTCGAGTCAACCAAAACAACTCaacgagaagaagaagaagaagaagaagaagaagaagaagaagaaggaagaataAGCAGCTCGATGCTTCCTGTTCAAAGTCCAGTAGATGAAAGGTTTAATGTTGATCAGAAAAACTGAAACCTGAGGATGTCGTGCAGGAACGGGGCTCTTCACAGAGCTTCATAGAtcagtttgtatttgttttacagtgtgtgtgtgagagagctgCAGACATGCAGCAGGCTGTGGAGTCTCTGGTCCGCCTGCTGGAGTCCTacagaggaagagacaaagtTGTGAGTAGTCAGCTGTTGCCAGTCCTGATGAGggctttaaataaacaactgaCTGTCTGCTGTGGGATTATACATCAGTGTTATTAATTAGGGCTGCACCTAACGATTATTGGCATTGTCAATTAAGCTGTCGagtattttctcaattaattgattaattgtgaaAATGGGCAATTACTGTTTATCAAAGTCAAAGGATTAAAGGtcttcagatgtcttgttttgaaaGATGTTTAGTTTACAATCATgtctgacaaagaaaagcatcaaatcatcATATTTTTGCTGTAAAAATGGCTAAAATTATCCGATTGTCAGAATAGttgcaaaaaataattattaaccATTAACAAAGCATTTAGATACAACATATAAAACCTGTAGAAAGGCTGGTTTATAAGAAAGTAATACTGAAATGTCAGTACTATTGCAGAAgtatgattcttattttcagttttctccTTTATTAATGCTTATTTTTACTGTGTGATATTACTTATCGTTGAATTACTGCATTAATACTGCATGtaacagcaaaaataaatattatacaaaCTGTACAGATCTATGTCAGTGTGAAAGTTTATGAAACATGTTATAACATCCTCTTATAACTTTCTCGTTCATCTTTGCAGATCAGGACGGTGTGTTATGGCTCCCAGCTGGTCGGAGGAGTTCTCTCCCGTAAGGCAGAAGCAGACGTTTCATCCCACCAGCTCGGGAAaagtctgctgctgttttctgctCAGCTCAGTCACTGCAGGACGGTGCTGAGGCTGTTCGACGATCTGTCCATGCTGGCTTACTCACACGGCTACGGGTTTGGAACCGAGGTACGCCACACAACTCCTCTCTGCTCACTGTGTTCCTCCTGggattagggctgcaactaccaaatattttcattatcgattaatctgctgaCCAGGGCAGGGCGATATCACCTTAAATCATTATCTCGATTAATTGCCACATTATTAAATACACCTGTGCACAAGATCCTCTGTCCTCACAGTGGAGCTCTTATTTGTactaaaaaatatacagtaatccAATGGATTTTGATTTAGTTGTTTTAATTTACTATTCCCAGtagttaaaaacacttttagaaATTTCTTTTGTTATAACAGAAAATTGAAAGTATAATATATCTCATTTTAACATATCTTGTCATAATAAGTAATACAGATGGATTTGAGAAACACTTTTAGGACTTCTGTTATCTCATTATCTTATTATCTGAATCTTTTAGAGTGATGTTATTTTAACAAACACTTAACAGGCTGCTGTGTCTGAAACAACCTGCTGCAGCCTCCTGATTTACCAAACATATTCACATGACTACAGTTAGGCCGGTTAAAGAGTCATAATGTCTGTTTCAGTTACTCTACGATTAATTACCCAGCcttattttctcaatgaatcaattaactGTGTTAAAAACTGTGttataaaatgatatatgaTGATTGATGATAAGTGAAAAATGCTAATTTTAATTCCCCCAAGCCCAAGATCATATCTTcatatgtcttgttttgtttgaataaCACTCCAAAATcagaagatattcagtttattatcatgtatgacacagagGAGCATTAAATCCTCGCATTTCATAAACTGGAACGTTGCAGGTCCATGTGGGATATGTTGCTATTAAGTTAAGACTAACAAAATCATAGTTATCTTTGTTAAAATGACCTGCACATACAGCAATATGTACTAATTCATTTTAGAATATGGTCATAAAAACACCTCTTAATTCAATCCTGTGAGGCAGCATTTATGAATGTTATCATATGAAAATTCAGTGTTTGATATATAAACATGCAGCTTTACAACGTGGCAGTAAAATGAGGGATTAACATGCTGCATGTCTTCTAAAGGAAGAGGACAAAGTCGTTCGCTGGATATCAATACTGAACAACGTGGCCGACCAGCTCTACTACCCCTGTGAACACATCGCCTGGGCTGCGGACGCCGAGCTGATCAAACTGAAGTCTGATAAATGGTGGCTGTTCAGCACGGTGCTGTGGGGAACCTCGCTGCTGCTGGGAATACTCAGGTGACGTCATCTTCCCACAGATGACACGCTGACACAAAATGTTTGGAGTCCCAGAAATGACAAATATCACTTGTAGGCGGGGGCATAATTTACATTGTCCTATTTTAAATACCCCTtactttttcagtttcagttttattcattcattaaaataactTCAAACATCAGCCCATAAATGTCCAACCACCAAAATCGAGACCACAGATGCTCtgattatattaataatattctCATTTGAGTCATGTTcatttattagtgtgtgttacagcCATTAAACTTTACGACAAAGGGATTTTTGCCCTGGGTTTCACATCTCAGGAGACATACATAATGCGCTATTCTTTGGGTTCATGTTACTGGTGTTCATGCCGAAAAATGCCTCTACATTGTGGGTATCACAataatttagtcttttttatttactgatAATTATCCTAAAAAGACACCAGAACAGACCAAAACAAGACAGTGCTGTTTGTTGAAATGATGttcaataatattattatttatggcATTTAAAGGGTCATTGTTAACATTCAAAATAGTGGTTTGATTTAAGGGTTAGTGAATTATAATACTAATATactaaataatatttttctcatttaaaagtCGGTTTTATCAGTATGCTGTGTTGAAAGTTGTTCTGTCTGTTTGGCACTTTGATGACAAGTGGACTCACTTGTCTCACTCATTTATTTGTTATTGGttcttttaatatttgaaaagtAAAGATCGTGTTCAAAGTGTAATTGTAGTGTAAATAACACTGTCTTTCAAGCCTAAAGTGAAGGACTTTGTAACCTTGAGTATTCTCCAGTCTCTTTCACTACCTGCTGAATATGGAGCATAAACAGCGTCAGTCTGAGGGTCATGTGACTTCTTCGTTCTGCAGGTCGCTACgagttctgctgctgctgaaaaagAAGCTGAAGAGATGTGAGAGAGATGGAACTGGCAGCAGGTGgtctttaaaatatttgatcCCTTTTCAATAAAGTTGGACATGCTTCTAGACATGATGAAGGTATTTCTGTCTGAAACCCTGAAACCACTTGTCCTGattaactttgtgtttttctcccgTAGTCGCTCTCGCCTTCGCAGGCAGATGCAAGGAGAGCTGCTGTCTGTCCTCAGCAGCATGGCTGACCTCAGTAACGCCGTTCACTGGATGCCGCCCGGCTTCCTGTGGGCAGGACGATTCCCCAGCTGGCTGGTCGGACTGATGGGCACCACCtcatctgtgattggtttgATCCAGATGAACGCTGGCAGCAACGACCAATCTGAAAGTGCCTAGTCCTCATCTCACAGGGAGAGGTGTTTTATCAGTGCTGCAGGAATCACATGTATCTGTGGAAAAAGCTGAGCGAAAGGATGTCAAGTCGGTCTTTAATGTGGTCAGACTCAAGTCAGACTGTCTGTGGAGATTCAGTGCAGTTTTCTATTGAGTAAAATGTCCAAAATACATAATCAACACCCTCTAGACTTATAACTAAATAGCAATAAGTGAATATAATCAAAATCATCTAAGAGATTTTTTCAGTTGTGACCTCTTGaaatagattgttttttttctatatatttgaAGATTTTAGTCAGTCATTAGTGGAAGATATGATTTGATAATGagatgaatcaattaaattttcattcacattttccGTCACATTTCTCAGCTGACTGTTGTAGCAACATAATCAAATGTTGTCTTACATATAAAAGCATCAGAACAGCGTATTACTGCAGTGTAGAGATTGTCAGAAAGTATTGAGCAGGTAATGGCTCTTGCTTTTTGTTGTCACCCTTTCAGTGCAACCAAGTGTCCAAATATTTGAATGGGACAACAACTGTTTTCCCTAAGAAATACACGTCTCCTCAGGGGTTTTTCAACATGCAAAGTCTTCCAAGCCTTCATCCTGCTCCTCTCAGGTCACAGGTTGATTCTTTCAACTGCCATTATGTGGATGAGTAGGTTTAAGCCCAGAATAAAGGCACATTTGTCACTACTTGTTCAGTGGATCACCCTAGAAAGTCAGTGCAAAAGTagctaaatgattaattatgaTTATAAAAACGATTGTTTTTAAAGATCGCCGATGTAAGATGAATCCAAGAGGATTTCGAATGTGTGGAAGCCTGCCTGGTAATTGTTGCCTTAGACATGCACTCCATACACCTGTTTTTTAATATCACATTCACAATGAAAACTGAATTAATTATTACATCTTTGTGATTTAATGTCTGCTGTAGTTGCTCAAGTGAACAAGATATTTCTGTGCCACTGTGTTAAAGTCCAAGTCAGTGTTTCTTTAACACTGACTTTAATGTCCTCTAGCTACACTACAGCAACCAGTTTCTCAGGCTGCTGTGGTTGTGACAACCTAGAAATTAGCTGCAGAAATATGATTTACATTAAAGAATCAATAAAAGAAAGCTGTAATGCAAAGTAATTGGACGACACTGGTGAGGTTTTGTGTAGAAACAGTCTTTCTAACTAGTCAAGTGAAACAGAAGCTGCTTTAGTAATGTgtaattatgtaaaataatgaactttttaaataaataaatagttttttcgTCCTCGGATCATTTTTTATCGACGTTTGATTGAGCGGGACTGGACGCTTCAGCGGTGACGTTTGGCCACCGAGCAACCGTTGCGTTCACAAACTAACGGGCGGGTCGTAAttgagaaaggaaaacaaaaaaaatatttaaagagatttaaaaaggCGAATTACTTCATTGAAGCACCTTTTCAGTATGCTGTAGTAGTAGGGTTGATAACCTGCTCTTTAATACATGTATAATACAAAGTGTATAACACCAGGATGATCGATACAGCTGATTATACATGGGGTGATTAAGTTGTGAGTCATGAAACTGTTAcaagtaattattattattgtactccaaaaaactgtgtttgtgctATGAATGTATCTTAGCCCTTAGATATATATGATTAAGCCTCTATAGCGtcaggaaaggaggaaagtgGTGGTGAGTTGGTAAATTACAGGAGTACGTGAAAGCAGCACAAATTCAGAGTCAGCGAATAAATAAAATCGGTCGACTTCATGAGCGACAGTAAAGAAACTATATCACACCGAGACTCCTTTCAGTGTGATTATGTGACATTACACAACATTTAACGGTGCCGTGGCTTTGTTAGTATGACGAATAAAATAAAGCCAAAGTTTTGGAAAAGACTCAAATCCCGGAGCACGTCAGTTTATCAGTCGTGGCACAAAGAAAGCGAGAAGGACCTAAAATATCAGGTGAGGGTTCCTCTTTTTACTTCTACTTTACTATTTGGATATAAAGTACATATTTCCATATTTCATAAGTGAGCTGCTCTTAGGAAGCTGGGTTTTTATTAGCTCACGGGTTAGCTTTAGGCTACTTGGACAGCTAACTTCAGCTAGCAACTCAGCTGATTGTGACTCTCAGTGTCTGAACTCtactcaggtttttttttttttggggggggggggggggggggtgtcttcAATTTTCTCTACTGTCTGTGACTCGTAATCGGTACTACTATTTGATTTGGAGTTTCAAATCCACTTTCCATCCACATTTTCTCTATTTAAAGCGTCACTGTTAATTTCAGAACATGTTTAAATCAGTAAAGTTGCATAATAGCGACAACTTTAATTCACACAAACAAGGTCTTATAATTTAATCCAAaccaggggcgattctaggatcagacctttaggggggctcaacTCATagtgagaatttgacatacaatgccctgcaagtgttcaaaccccctgctaaattactcatttcactgAATAACGTAAATTACGACAAGAAATATGAGTGGTCTACtgtagtgtataataataatggttcagaataaacaatcacagatttctacagagaggacccaAAGATAAGTTAATGAACCCTTAGGgaaaaactatatataaatgacagaactatccaaagtacattaaacctgttaaaatgaaACCATTAATCTATGTGTAATGAAAACACCACGGCTAAACATTGAATAGATATTTTTCCTTCTTAGTTAACACTCAAGGTATACAAAACAGTAGATCAGAGAACACCTGTATAGATTTGGTCacctatgaaaaataaaatcatgtgtGGTTTCATGGCAAATGTAAAGGTAAATCTACATGTGTGTACAAATACACTTGCACATATATGTGGAGTAGACAACAATAAAGCACAAAGTAAATTATTTCAATGAATTTGGTAGGAATATTGAAAATGGTCAGAGGTTGTTGTCAGTGCCGGATGGTAGCAAAggtaaaattacagatttttttttaatagggcGTAACTGTGTT
The Scomber scombrus chromosome 8, fScoSco1.1, whole genome shotgun sequence DNA segment above includes these coding regions:
- the pex11g gene encoding peroxisomal membrane protein 11C; amino-acid sequence: MQQAVESLVRLLESYRGRDKVIRTVCYGSQLVGGVLSRKAEADVSSHQLGKSLLLFSAQLSHCRTVLRLFDDLSMLAYSHGYGFGTEEEDKVVRWISILNNVADQLYYPCEHIAWAADAELIKLKSDKWWLFSTVLWGTSLLLGILRSLRVLLLLKKKLKRCERDGTGSSRSRLRRQMQGELLSVLSSMADLSNAVHWMPPGFLWAGRFPSWLVGLMGTTSSVIGLIQMNAGSNDQSESA